The DNA segment CTAAGCATCAGTCTTTGAAGGCTGGGGACCAAAGCAAAGGAACCGCTAGTCAGCTGGAGGTATTTGTTATAGGACAGGTAGATCTCAAATATATTTCTCAGACCTCTCCATTCCTGGCCGCTGagtttttgttcaatttcattaAGGCCGAGATCAAGTATCCTGAGTTGACCCAACCAAGAGAAAGTACCATTTGCTATTTTTGAGATGTGATTTTTCGTTAAGTTGAGAGTGAGCAAGGGAGAATGAGCAAGCGACACAAATGTTTCATTTGTTAACGTTTGCAAACTTGTGAAAGTTTTGGAAAGACTTAGGTACTTCAGACTCACCAATCCCGTGAAGGTATTGCTTTTTGTCCCCGGAATATTATTGTCATCCATGTTGAGATATTCCAAATATTTTAGCCACTGAAAGGAAAAATCGTCAACGCTGGGGTGCGAAGCAAGCGAGACACTTTGCTTAGTCAATGCTCGCTTCAAACTCAGGTATCTCAGATTGGAGAGTCCATAGAAAGAGCGAGGGGACAGGCGTTGTATATTGTTGTACTCGAGAAACAGATACCTCAGGCGTGGGAGGTAAGAGAAGGAATCATTGCCGACGTCGCGGAGGTTGTTGTAGGAAAGATCGAGCCAGGTGAGGTTTGTCCACTTCAGCCCGGAGAAAGTGCTCTCGCTGGTGGCCAGCAGCTGGTTGTTAGCCAGAGAGAGATTCTGGATGCTTGTGTTTGAAAGTTCCCAGCAAAGCTTCTCTGTGAGGTGGGGGTTCAGTTGGGCGTTGTTCAAGAAGAGGGCGAATAACTTGCCAATTGTCTGGAAACACCCCGGAGAGAACTGGCggttccaaacaaacaaacccggATGTAACTGGCTCCGTGGGAAATACTTAAAATGCCTTGTCACTCAGTCCTCTTCCCTTTTTACCCTGTGACTTGGGCAGGAAAGCCCGCCGACTCTATCATTAGTTCTTTCTTCACCCTGTGGCTGTAACCCACCCGCAGGGCCTTCCCAGGTCTCCCAGGTAAAGTTAAGTCTCCCAGCATTTTGCCTAAATCTCCCTAAATCTGCTTGCATTTAATAGAATACATGTGAAAACTGTAATGGAACAGATCCTCAGTATGTTCTGCTGACCACTTTggcaaatatgtatgtatgtatgtatgtatgtatgtatgtatgtatgtatctatctatctatctatctatctatctatctatctatcatctctcaatctgtctatctataatctatctatcatctatcatctattgatctatctatgtatcatctatcaatcGTCTCTCTACCATCTAttgatctatcatctatttatttataaaagtagcAAAGTGACaatcatgaagtagcaatgaaaacagttTTAGGCTGGGAGGGGAAGGGtcacacaacatgaggaactatattaaagggccgCAGGTTGGTTGAGAAGCATTGGGATCTAAGATGAAGCATTCCAGGCAATTAATAACTAGTACGGGAGGGAGAGCTCATTCCCCAGGAATGAgcccctaattggttatccagtacccTGTGGCCAGCCCtaagcatgtacacatatgagCATACTCAGTGGATACACAGGAATAAACTACATCTAAGAAGTAGGTAGCTGTATGTAGCAATAGTTCCCAATGGGCCACAGAGGAGCAAGATCCTGAGAAATATTCCATTCCAGGAATATTTTTACACTAAGAACTGCTGTATGCCAGATGTGTTACCAAATTCTTTTGCCTCACAGTCCTATGAGGTAGTGTTATTGGAAGGCTGAACCGACCTGATCACATGATTATTAAAAGACAAAGCCTAAGGAGGCACAGCTAACCCAAGTCTGCAGCCTGAGCCCTTGATGACAATAGCGGTTTGATTCTTACAGAGCTCTCAGGAGGAGTTTGATATTTGCTATATAGTTAGGACAACTAAAATCagtgtcctttaaaaataatcaaaggatATCTCTGCAGTGGAACAGAGGTTAGAATGAGCCCTACCAACCCTACCAACCGATAATTTCTCAACTTGTTTTTGACTAAGTCGTCAATGGCCTCAAGCAGCAAATGTTGATGGATTTGTTAAGACATGGCTGAGCTTACAATTTTATTTCACTAGAAATCTTAAGTTTCCATCTGTGCAACACAGGGATTGTGCACGCCCGAAGGTAACGTAGGAAGTAACTCCGCTTTTACATCTTACCTCTTTAAGTGGATTTGATGACAAGTCCAATTTTTGTAAAGAAGAATTGGCAAGAAAATCAAGTTCTTCACTTCGTAgtgcaaggattttattttttgctaagaGCAGTTCTTGGAGGTTCTCCAGTTGGACCACTGTTCCCAACTTTGTAGATGATAAACCATTATGAGACAAATCTAATTTGATTAGATTCTGAGAGtgaaaaacagagacacacatattaGAGTCTTGACACCAGAAGCAACTCCCTCCAACGTGTAAGCTTTGGAAGGATCTCAAAGGGGAAAACGACTGATTTCTCCTTGTTGTTTTGAAGGCCTGATCATCTTTATTGCAATTAAATATACCATTGCTGTTAGAGTCTTTTCACCCACCCTTCCTCAATGTTTGTACCAAGAAGTCTCTCCTGGATCGGGTTGCATAAACAAGAGCAGGAAAGTGGCAACACCAAAAGTCGTGTGACATGGAAAAGCAGAAATTTCTAGAGAGCCCATCCCTGGGAGAAGAAATTTAGCCTGTCTGGGGATGAGCCCCCTTATTGGGTTATCCAGTGCAGAGTGGTCAACCTTGAAgccatagacacacaaacaactAAAATCCATTTGGTGTTTATACATTCTtatgcatgtaccacacacacattctcagagagagggggggggggagagagagagaaagaggtaacCATCTTAATCAGAGTAAAAGAGACTAGCCATCTTCCATGAGAGTGGTGGGTACCACAGGAGAAATTTGAGGGAGTTGGGGCTCGCAGAGGGGCTTGAGGATAGAGAGAGGGTAATGTGATTCTATTtcaattataaacatttaaacaaaaccTTTACCATTGTTACAAGGATTTCATGAGTCACCTTATTTCTTTTACCAAGTTTAAGGACCTGAGCTTATTGTTTATGATATAAGGACAGTTGATCactttcttatttataataagcatTTATTGgtattataagagaaagcatcAGGGCTTAGTAAACATAATAGTAAGGCATGAACCTCAGAAACTagttacaggagaaaaaaaagaaaacactccttTAAGAAAACACAATCCTATagtcaaggctcagggaacattttgGAAGACAGATAGGgaagattataaaagccagaagaccatGAAGTCTGCCAGTAAGTTTTAAATTCAGGCAAAAAGAAAACCTCTGGTAGCTTAAGGAAAAGCCAAATGGAATTTCTATCAAAGAAATAAGGCTTACTTTTAtgcattcaaaagaaaaaaaaataactgtgttTCTCTAGTAGTTTCCCTGATCGGATTTTGAGGCGTTTTCATTGAAAGGTATTCCCTGCATACTATGATTTAAGAAAGCTCAGAACCTGGCCAACACATAGCTTTACCAATTCTTCTCGGCACACTTAAATTTGTATGTTATGTCCTTGGCATCTGAGAAGGAGCAGGGCTCGATTATTTTGTTTGAGgccacaaaataaagaaaaaagaaattgatttatGGATGGCTTTGGTTTAAgtgaatcataaaaaaaaaaaaaaaaaagctgggcagttgtggttcacgcctttaatcccagcactcgggaggcagagacaggcggatttctgagttcgaggccagcctggtctacaaagtgagttccaggacagtcagggctatacagagaaaccctgtctcgaaaaaaccaaaaaaaaaaaaaaaagagagagagttgcTGGAATTAGCCGGGCAGcagtgttgcacacctttaatcccagcacttgggaggcagaggcagggggatttctgagttcgaggccagcctggtctacagagtgagtttttaaaaaaaaaaaaaagttgctggtATTATTAGCTAATAACACATGCTTTTCATGCTTTAAGCCCATTTTCAAAGGTAAAAAGCAGGAACCATTGGAAAGGTTACAACCCAAGATTCCTGAAACTCCAAAGAGTAGGTCATATTTTAGTAAACCAGTCTGCTTTATCAACTTGTTTCATTTCCTGAAGTCAGAAAGTGGACTCAGGGTGTTTCTTACTACTTTCCATTCTAAATATATCAGTGCCatgagtttattttctgtgttcccTGGGGGACAGTCAGATGTATGTCTGCTCATGATATCCCTCTTTAAGTCCTGCTTCAAATGAGACAACGCAAGAGGAGATTTCTTACTGTTCAAATTGACCTAAGACTGTAACATACCACAATGTCCACATGTGCCCTGGTGGACCCAGCAGGCATGATGAGGGTTGATCTTATTTTATCCCCTTGCTTTAATAACTATGAAGACTTCCATGAGTAACTTGAAAAGTTAACATCAGGTAGCTTTAGATAATATTTGCATTTCTTAgaacaaaaatgaatatattccTCTTACCTTCTGGTTTTTGAAAGGGTTGCTTTTAATTTTGTGGATTGAGTTAGACATTAGATGGAGTTCTGTCAGGTTCGTGCAGAAGAGAAAGGTTTTATCGGAAATCTGAGAGAGCTCGTTGTGTTGCAGGTTCAATACTTTCAACAACGGGAGTATTTGGCACAGTTCTGGCTCCAGTTTTGAAATGGAGTTAAATCCTGCATCCAACAAAGCAAGTTGGCCGTATCTCGTAAAGTTGGTAGGCGGCAGTCCTCTGAGTTGGTTGTGAGTAAGATTCAACACGGTTATGTTAGAGGGAAGCTCATCGGGTATGTGTGTTAGCTTCAAATGGCTGCAGTCAGCTACGCTGTCTCTCACAGTGCATTGGTTTGTGGAAGACACCAGAAGAATCCATAGGGACAAAAGCCCCCCAAAGGAGTATATTAGATAAGATGAACACCCT comes from the Mus pahari chromosome 19, PAHARI_EIJ_v1.1, whole genome shotgun sequence genome and includes:
- the Tlr3 gene encoding toll-like receptor 3; this translates as MKGCSSYLIYSFGGLLSLWILLVSSTNQCTVRDSVADCSHLKLTHIPDELPSNITVLNLTHNQLRGLPPTNFTRYGQLALLDAGFNSISKLEPELCQILPLLKVLNLQHNELSQISDKTFLFCTNLTELHLMSNSIHKIKSNPFKNQKNLIKLDLSHNGLSSTKLGTVVQLENLQELLLAKNKILALRSEELDFLANSSLQKLDLSSNPLKEFSPGCFQTIGKLFALFLNNAQLNPHLTEKLCWELSNTSIQNLSLANNQLLATSESTFSGLKWTNLTWLDLSYNNLRDVGNDSFSYLPRLRYLFLEYNNIQRLSPRSFYGLSNLRYLSLKRALTKQSVSLASHPSVDDFSFQWLKYLEYLNMDDNNIPGTKSNTFTGLVSLKYLSLSKTFTSLQTLTNETFVSLAHSPLLTLNLTKNHISKIANGTFSWLGQLRILDLGLNEIEQKLSGQEWRGLRNIFEIYLSYNKYLQLTSGSFALVPSLQRLMLRRVALKNVDISPSPFRPLRNLTILDLSNNNIANINEDSLEGLENLEILDFQHNNLARLWKRANPGGPVNFLKGLSRLHILNLESNGLDEIPVEVFKNLFELKSINLGLNNLNKLEPFIFDDQTSLRSLNLQKNLITSVEKDVFGPPFQNLNSLDMRFNPFDCTCESISWFVNWINQTHTNISELSTHYLCNTPHHYYGFPLKLFDTSSCKDSAPFELLFIISASMLLVFILTVLLIHFEGWRISFYWNVSVHRILGFKEVDAQAEQFEYTAYIIHAHKDRDWVWEHFSPMEEQDQSLKFCLEERDFEAGILGLEAIVNSIKRSRKIIFVITHHLLKDPLCKRFKVHHAVQQAIEQNLDSIILIFLQNIPDYKLNHALCLRRGMFKSHCILNWPVQKERINAFHHKLQVALGARNSAH